In the Bacteroidota bacterium genome, one interval contains:
- a CDS encoding UDP-3-O-(3-hydroxymyristoyl)glucosamine N-acyltransferase has product MKRYKLIDIREGLGSFEIIGKTDDISFTNIKPIKNADENSLVFISEGKKDILSLIQTTSSKLIICEKSINLDDLLNFNKVFILVDNPRVVITRIIKKLFPKIQESRIIHASATINEEAIIDKNVSIGPNAYIGKCKIGSGVIIYGNVYIYDNVEIGKNTIIYPGSVIGAEGFGFIKNDDQKNINFPHIGGVIIGDGVEIGSNTCIDRGSLGNTVIGNGVKIDNLVHISHNVEISEDSLIIANSLIGGSTIIGKNCWIAPSSCLRDGLKIGDNVKVGMGAVVTKDIQSDQTWAGTPARELYELKQLQIIFNNLIKEA; this is encoded by the coding sequence ATGAAAAGATATAAATTAATAGACATTAGAGAAGGTTTAGGTTCATTTGAAATAATTGGTAAAACTGATGATATCAGTTTTACCAATATTAAACCAATAAAAAATGCTGATGAAAATTCATTAGTTTTTATCAGTGAAGGAAAAAAAGACATTTTATCACTAATTCAAACAACATCTTCCAAACTAATTATTTGTGAAAAATCAATCAACTTGGATGACTTATTAAACTTTAATAAGGTCTTCATACTAGTTGATAATCCTAGAGTTGTTATCACAAGGATCATAAAAAAATTATTTCCAAAAATTCAAGAATCTAGAATAATACATGCCTCAGCAACAATAAATGAGGAGGCAATTATTGATAAAAATGTTTCCATTGGGCCAAATGCATATATTGGAAAATGTAAAATTGGATCGGGGGTAATCATATATGGCAATGTATATATATATGACAATGTAGAAATAGGGAAAAATACAATAATTTATCCTGGATCTGTAATTGGAGCAGAAGGATTTGGATTTATTAAAAATGATGATCAAAAAAATATTAATTTCCCACATATAGGGGGGGTCATTATTGGAGATGGTGTTGAAATTGGTTCTAATACTTGTATCGATAGGGGTTCGCTTGGTAATACAGTAATTGGTAATGGAGTTAAAATAGATAACTTAGTTCATATTTCCCACAATGTTGAGATTAGCGAAGACTCTTTAATAATTGCCAATTCATTGATTGGAGGGAGTACAATAATTGGGAAGAACTGTTGGATAGCACCTTCTTCTTGTTTACGAGACGGATTAAAAATAGGTGATAATGTAAAAGTAGGAATGGGTGCAGTAGTAACCAAAGATATACAATCTGATCAAACTTGGGCTGGTACTCCAGCCAGAGAGCTATATGAATTAAAACAACTTCAGATCATATTTAATAATTTAATTAAAGAAGCTTGA
- the hisF gene encoding imidazole glycerol phosphate synthase subunit HisF, whose protein sequence is MLSTRVIPCLQLIDESLVKTVQFGKYGYIGDPINTVRIFNELEVDELCFLDIRATVQKRPVNFKILEEIANECFMPLSYGGGIRDFATAKKILSIGFEKLVINTIAVQKPELITELAKHFGNQSIIVSIDIKKNIWGKYQVFSNDGTKKTKLNPIDWALEVEKRGAGELLITSMERDGTWNGYDNEIIKAISDVVNIPVIANGGAGSIEDIGNVVNNGGASATALGSMVVYQQKRMGVLVNFPDKDSLRKTIN, encoded by the coding sequence ATGCTTAGTACCAGAGTCATTCCCTGTTTGCAGCTTATTGATGAAAGTTTAGTAAAGACAGTCCAATTTGGCAAGTATGGTTATATTGGTGATCCAATTAATACTGTTAGAATCTTTAATGAGTTAGAAGTTGATGAATTGTGTTTCTTAGATATTAGAGCAACAGTTCAAAAAAGGCCAGTTAATTTTAAGATATTAGAGGAAATAGCTAATGAGTGCTTTATGCCTTTATCTTACGGGGGAGGAATACGAGATTTCGCAACAGCAAAAAAGATACTCTCCATTGGATTTGAAAAACTTGTAATAAATACAATTGCAGTTCAAAAGCCTGAATTAATTACTGAATTGGCAAAACATTTTGGAAATCAAAGCATTATAGTCTCCATTGATATTAAAAAGAATATTTGGGGTAAATACCAAGTATTTTCTAATGACGGTACGAAGAAAACTAAACTTAATCCAATAGATTGGGCGTTAGAAGTTGAAAAAAGAGGAGCTGGTGAATTATTGATTACATCAATGGAAAGGGATGGAACATGGAATGGATATGATAATGAAATCATTAAAGCAATCTCTGATGTAGTAAATATTCCGGTTATTGCTAACGGAGGAGCAGGTTCTATTGAAGATATTGGAAATGTAGTAAATAACGGTGGGGCTTCAGCAACAGCCCTTGGTAGTATGGTTGTATATCAGCAGAAAAGAATGGGAGTATTGGTAAATTTTCCAGACAAAGATTCTTTAAGAAAAACAATCAACTAA
- the hisH gene encoding imidazole glycerol phosphate synthase subunit HisH: MIVIVDYGIGNLGSIFNMFKKIKVDSKISSDIREIEKAEKILLPGVGAFDNAMKRINELKLKQVLDYKALEQKIPILGICLGMQLLTSESEEGVEKGLEWIEAETLKFRFNDRNLKIPHMGWNVVNTSYESQLTMNLPKETRFYFVHSYYVKVKNENNSILKTNYGIEFDSAIQKDNIFGAQFHPEKSHRFGMKLFENFSKI, translated from the coding sequence ATGATTGTCATAGTTGATTACGGGATAGGTAATTTAGGTTCAATTTTTAATATGTTTAAAAAGATTAAAGTTGATTCTAAGATATCAAGTGATATTAGAGAGATCGAAAAGGCTGAGAAAATATTACTTCCTGGAGTAGGAGCATTTGATAATGCAATGAAGCGAATTAATGAGTTAAAGCTTAAGCAAGTTTTAGATTATAAAGCTTTGGAACAAAAAATTCCAATATTAGGTATTTGTTTAGGAATGCAATTATTAACATCTGAAAGTGAAGAAGGTGTTGAAAAAGGCCTAGAATGGATTGAGGCTGAAACTTTAAAGTTCAGGTTTAATGACAGGAATTTGAAAATTCCACATATGGGATGGAATGTTGTCAACACTTCTTATGAAAGCCAATTAACTATGAATTTGCCTAAAGAAACCCGATTCTATTTTGTGCATTCATATTATGTAAAGGTTAAAAATGAAAACAATTCCATTTTAAAAACAAACTATGGAATTGAGTTTGATTCTGCAATACAAAAAGATAATATTTTTGGTGCTCAATTTCATCCTGAAAAAAGCCATAGATTTGGCATGAAGCTATTTGAAAATTTTTCTAAAATTTAA
- a CDS encoding N-acetyl sugar amidotransferase: MLLSKDINKADLQICSRCIYDERVPGIEFNSEGICNYCQQVDDLIEQYGYAQKKGIDELNRIISKIKKSGKKRKYDCVVGVSGGTDSSYMLYLTKEWGLRPLAVHYDNTWNTAIATQNIRKMLSKLGIDLYTKVVNNKEADDIFRSFFEASVAELDASTDLAYAETMYRAAAKYRIKYVLEGHSFVTEGITPIGKNYFDGKYIKSIHKKYGKMKLKSYPLMTFFRFLYSTLFLRIKKIRPFWYINYSKENAREFLEKEFNWQYYGGHHLENRMTSFLHSYYLPKKFNADFRNNTLSALVRNGKISRVEAWKLYNSPPILENDLISYFKKRLALSDENFEAIMNKSVKYWTEFPSYKKRFEFLRPVFFILAKKNLVPMSFYLKYCFSNNDLK, encoded by the coding sequence ATGCTGTTGAGTAAGGATATTAATAAGGCAGATTTGCAAATTTGCTCTCGATGTATTTATGATGAAAGAGTTCCTGGCATTGAATTTAATAGTGAGGGTATATGTAATTATTGCCAACAAGTTGATGATTTAATAGAGCAGTATGGATATGCTCAAAAAAAAGGAATCGATGAACTCAATAGAATAATAAGTAAGATAAAAAAATCCGGAAAAAAAAGGAAATATGATTGTGTTGTTGGTGTAAGTGGAGGTACGGATTCCTCTTATATGCTATATTTAACTAAAGAATGGGGACTTAGACCACTGGCAGTTCATTATGATAATACCTGGAATACTGCTATCGCTACTCAAAATATTAGAAAAATGCTAAGTAAACTTGGCATAGATTTATATACAAAAGTTGTTAATAATAAAGAAGCTGATGACATATTTAGATCTTTTTTTGAAGCGAGTGTTGCAGAATTAGATGCATCTACGGATTTAGCCTATGCAGAAACTATGTATAGAGCAGCAGCCAAGTACAGAATCAAATATGTTTTAGAAGGACACTCTTTTGTTACTGAGGGAATAACACCAATAGGTAAGAACTATTTTGATGGTAAGTATATTAAAAGTATTCATAAGAAATATGGTAAAATGAAGTTGAAATCATATCCTTTAATGACATTTTTTAGATTTCTATATTCAACATTATTTCTTAGAATCAAAAAAATTAGACCTTTTTGGTATATAAATTATTCAAAAGAAAATGCTAGAGAATTTTTAGAGAAAGAATTTAATTGGCAATATTATGGAGGACACCATCTGGAAAACAGAATGACATCTTTTCTTCATTCATATTATTTACCAAAGAAATTTAATGCTGATTTTAGAAATAATACCCTTTCAGCATTAGTAAGAAATGGTAAAATTAGTAGGGTTGAGGCTTGGAAATTATATAACTCTCCTCCTATTCTCGAAAATGATCTTATAAGTTATTTTAAAAAAAGATTAGCATTATCAGATGAGAATTTTGAAGCAATAATGAATAAATCGGTAAAATATTGGACTGAATTTCCATCTTATAAAAAAAGGTTTGAATTCTTAAGACCTGTATTTTTTATCTTAGCAAAGAAGAATTTAGTACCAATGAGTTTCTATCTTAAGTATTGTTTCTCAAATAATGATTTAAAATGA
- a CDS encoding acetyltransferase translates to MKEIIIIGTGGNCVDILDTIIEINKHQNKNIYRCLGFVDDNSNLWNKSINGVKVLGGLSEVKKYPNSLFVFGIGSSNNYIYRNELRKKIDVSDERFETIIHPTAFVSSLSLIGKGSIILQNVTIASNVQLNNFVVVLPNSIVSHDCNIGEFTLITGGVCISGSVTIGRNCYLGTNSTIKEGLNIGEKSLVGMGSVVIRDIEKNNKVVGNPARVYDK, encoded by the coding sequence ATGAAAGAAATTATAATTATTGGCACAGGCGGAAATTGTGTTGACATATTAGATACAATTATTGAAATTAATAAACATCAGAACAAGAATATTTACAGATGTTTAGGTTTTGTAGATGATAATAGTAATTTATGGAATAAGTCAATTAATGGCGTTAAGGTATTAGGTGGATTGAGCGAAGTAAAAAAATACCCAAATTCACTTTTTGTTTTTGGTATTGGAAGCTCAAATAATTATATTTATAGAAATGAGTTAAGGAAGAAAATTGATGTTTCTGATGAAAGATTTGAGACTATTATTCATCCTACTGCTTTTGTGTCATCTTTATCATTAATTGGAAAAGGTTCAATAATATTACAAAATGTTACTATAGCGTCCAATGTTCAATTGAATAACTTTGTTGTAGTACTGCCAAATTCAATTGTTAGTCATGACTGCAATATTGGTGAATTTACTCTAATAACAGGTGGCGTTTGCATATCCGGTAGTGTTACAATCGGAAGAAATTGTTATTTGGGAACTAATTCAACAATTAAAGAGGGCTTGAATATTGGAGAGAAAAGCTTAGTTGGTATGGGTTCTGTAGTGATAAGAGATATTGAAAAAAATAATAAAGTAGTTGGAAACCCGGCTAGAGTATATGATAAATAG
- a CDS encoding NAD-dependent epimerase/dehydratase family protein, protein MNKPNILITGGAGFIGGHITEQLVAKGYKVRIFDNLYRGDISKFENHINNGDVEFIEGDIRYLSRLLEAMEGIEYVYHEAADCINKSLQNPVESLNINVIGTTNVFEAARMHKVKKVIFASSASVYGDPEELPMTEESPLLPITPYCIGKHSTESIAKFYSRFNDLNYIGFRYFNVYGSRQNVDAYYTNVVILFIKRIMSGQAPVINGDGKQSMDFIHVSDIANANILALEMDVNNQIFNIGTNKSTTVKQLAEILISATGKENIIPQFTGEASLVRERRADYSKAKQLLSWEPTIDVERGLMELAKDIIENPHLY, encoded by the coding sequence ATGAATAAACCAAATATCTTGATAACCGGAGGAGCCGGTTTCATTGGAGGTCATATTACAGAGCAGTTAGTTGCAAAAGGATATAAAGTAAGAATATTTGATAATCTCTATCGTGGAGATATCTCAAAATTTGAAAACCATATTAACAATGGGGACGTTGAATTTATCGAGGGAGATATACGTTATCTTTCCAGGTTATTGGAAGCCATGGAAGGGATTGAATATGTATATCATGAAGCTGCTGACTGTATAAATAAAAGTTTACAAAATCCTGTTGAATCATTAAATATAAATGTTATTGGAACAACAAATGTTTTTGAAGCTGCAAGAATGCATAAAGTAAAAAAAGTGATATTTGCCAGTTCAGCTTCCGTATATGGCGATCCCGAAGAACTTCCTATGACAGAAGAAAGCCCATTATTGCCAATAACCCCATATTGTATTGGAAAACACTCTACAGAAAGTATAGCTAAATTTTATTCAAGATTTAATGATTTGAACTATATTGGATTTAGATATTTCAATGTGTATGGTTCACGTCAAAATGTTGATGCATATTATACTAATGTCGTTATTCTCTTTATAAAACGAATAATGAGCGGTCAAGCACCTGTAATTAATGGAGATGGTAAACAATCAATGGATTTTATTCATGTTTCAGATATTGCCAATGCAAATATCTTAGCTCTTGAAATGGATGTTAATAATCAAATTTTCAATATTGGAACAAATAAATCCACAACTGTTAAACAACTTGCTGAAATATTAATTTCAGCAACAGGGAAAGAAAATATTATTCCTCAATTTACTGGTGAAGCAAGTTTGGTTAGAGAAAGAAGAGCTGATTATTCAAAAGCTAAACAATTACTTAGCTGGGAACCTACTATAGATGTAGAAAGAGGATTGATGGAGTTAGCAAAGGATATTATTGAGAATCCTCATCTTTATTAA
- a CDS encoding DegT/DnrJ/EryC1/StrS family aminotransferase, whose amino-acid sequence MIYLSRPFFDDKEILAISDTLNSGWVAGQGPKGEELASIIKSITHTEYAIPVNNCTAGLHLALLALGIKKGDEVIVSDFTFPATGHAVMYCNAIPRFVDVNLDTYNINPDLIEEKINNKTKAIIVVHALGQMAQMDVINEIARNNNLRVIEDAACSLGAKFNGVPAGKYGDIAAFSFHARKNVTSGEGGIVITDNEEYAKKISSLACFGMESAFARQNEFSIPSFEFLGYNYKLSDINAAVALAQLRKYEDFLSIRFELVSLYNELLGEVEDINIPIQSENSRHVYQTYAILVDNKIDRNKLIVQMRNDGIQTQIGTYSSFIQPVYKSKDTCPNSLQLYNSALALPLHNSLAIDDIKYIVEKLKTHIKN is encoded by the coding sequence TTGATTTATTTATCACGTCCTTTTTTTGATGATAAGGAAATATTAGCAATAAGCGATACCCTCAACTCGGGTTGGGTTGCAGGGCAAGGCCCCAAGGGTGAGGAATTAGCTTCTATTATAAAATCAATTACTCACACTGAATACGCAATTCCGGTTAATAATTGTACTGCTGGTTTGCATTTAGCTTTGTTAGCTTTAGGAATCAAGAAAGGTGATGAAGTTATTGTTTCTGATTTTACTTTTCCTGCAACCGGACATGCAGTAATGTATTGCAATGCTATTCCAAGATTTGTTGATGTTAACTTAGATACCTATAACATTAATCCTGATTTAATTGAAGAAAAAATTAATAATAAAACAAAAGCAATCATTGTCGTTCATGCTTTAGGCCAAATGGCTCAAATGGATGTCATTAATGAGATTGCAAGAAATAATAATCTTAGAGTAATTGAAGATGCAGCTTGTTCCTTAGGTGCAAAGTTTAATGGTGTTCCAGCAGGGAAATATGGTGATATAGCAGCATTTTCTTTCCATGCACGTAAAAATGTAACATCTGGGGAAGGCGGAATTGTCATAACAGATAATGAAGAGTATGCAAAGAAAATCAGTTCTTTAGCCTGTTTTGGTATGGAATCAGCTTTTGCACGTCAAAATGAATTTAGTATTCCTTCTTTTGAATTCCTTGGATACAATTATAAATTATCTGATATTAATGCAGCAGTTGCATTAGCACAGCTAAGAAAATACGAGGATTTTCTTAGTATACGATTCGAATTAGTTTCACTATACAATGAATTATTGGGCGAGGTTGAGGATATTAATATTCCAATTCAATCAGAAAATTCACGCCATGTATATCAAACTTATGCTATTTTGGTTGACAACAAAATTGACAGAAATAAACTAATTGTACAAATGCGTAATGATGGTATTCAAACCCAAATTGGGACTTATTCTTCATTTATACAACCAGTTTATAAAAGTAAGGATACGTGCCCTAATTCTTTGCAATTATATAATTCAGCACTTGCCTTGCCTCTTCATAATAGTTTAGCAATTGATGATATAAAATATATAGTAGAAAAACTAAAAACACATATTAAAAATTAA